The DNA sequence CTAGAATTGCATGCCCATCACTTGACGACACTTAAATTGAGAGACGCTTCTCAACAGCCTCTGTGATGCGCATAATAACGCTATGTCAACACGAGAGAAAAATTTGAGCCGCTGGTTCCACTCCCTGACCACCAGGGGAGTATTCGTCATCTTCTTGTTGACAGCCGTGCAAACGATTTCTCTTTCCTCCTACGAATTCCTGCTGGACCGAGCTGAAAGACTCGCTCAGATTGAAGCGAATGACAAGAGCTTTGCCAGTCAACTGAATTGGTTATCAACGCTCAGCGCCGTCTTCGCTCTGCTCACGATAGACGCCGGTTGTGGTGCACAATCCAAGTATGGTCAAGAAGCACTGCCTAAATGCGAGACACAGATGCTGTTTGCAGTGGATGTGCTCGCTCCTTTGTTGACAAACACTCAAACAGCAAAATTGCGAGCCCAGGTTAACTCATTGATCGAGGAGTGCAAACGAACCCTTGCCCTTATGCAGGCGAACAGTGCCACTTCATTCAAGCAAATTTCCAGCCAGTCTCATATCGGAGCCCAGTGCGAGCAGCTGGCGCAATTGCGCCTTGATCTGATTCTCCAAAATCGAGCCCGTTACCCACTCACACGAGACTTCTTGCCGAAGACAAGAACAGAACTGAAGCAAATAATTCACGGTCTGTTTGTGCTCAATGTTGGCTCTGGGACAATTCTCACTCTGCTCTTAATGAGGGGCATTTGCACGCGATTGGCTCGTCTTGAAGCGAACATGGATCGCTTCGAGAAGGGAGAAACGTTAGTAGAAAGCAAAACCGGTTCTGATGAAATTGGCAGGCTGGAGAGAAACTTCTACCAGATGGCACATCGCATTGAAGAATCTACAAAAGAGAAGCAGGAGCTACTCTCGATGGTCAGTCACGACTTACGTACACCACTGGCATCGGTGCAGGGTATCCTCACCATGCTTGCCCTCGAGAGGCTCGAACCGCTCGGTCCGGAATCCAAACAACTGGTTGAACGCGCAGAGCGCAATCTTGGCCGCACAATTACTCTAATCAACGATCTTCTTCAAATCGAGCGCTTGTCCTCGGGCGCCTTTTCCCTCGACACCGCATCGGTTGCCATCGGACAACTGCAAGAGAAGTGTTTCGAATCTGTGCAAGACCTCGCCGAACAGCGCAACATCAAGATTGCTCTGGGCAAAACCGATGCAGTCGTGAGGGCGGACAAAGAACGAATAACTCAGGTTCTAATGAACCTCCTGTCCAACGCAATCAAGTTTTCTCCTGACGGACAGACGATCGACTTACAAACAGTGGTGCAAGACGATTCGGTCGAAGTGCGGGTCATCGACAGAGGCAGGGGAATTCCCGATGAGAAGAAGGAACTCGTATTCGAGCGATTCAAGCAAGTCTCAGAAGAGGATAGCGCACAAAACAAAGGCAGTGGGCTCGGTCTTGCTATAGCCAAAGCTTTAATTCTCAAACATGGCGGCAAAATAGGCGTTACAGACACGCCCGGCGGCGGCAGCACCTTTTGGTTCAGCCTGCCTGGATATTGTCGTGCGGACACCGATTAGCCACAGGCTTCCGGCATCATGAAGAAATTCCAAATCCCTACATACCTCAAAGTGTTACTCAAAAAGGTGTCTTGAGTCAGACACTGCAATGAATAGCAAAAATGGGACGAAGTGTTGAAAGTGCGTAAGCATCTTCAGCAAAGAGTCGATTCGTCCGAAACTTACCAACAATTCTCAGCTGCGTGAAGCAGAATCAACATCCATGTCTGCCAGAGAGAAACATATCCAACGCTTAGAAAAGGGCAGCACGGCGGAATTTGCACCGGTGCTGCTGGTACTTTTCGTTATCGTTTTATTTCCCCTGATCAACTTCTTTGGGACTGCCATCGGTTATGCCAATGCATGTGCGATGTCTATCAGGTGGGCCTCAATTGCAGCCGGCGCTACAGGCATGGAAAGCGGTACGGCTCTTGTTGAACGCGATTCCTCCAGAAGTATGCAAACCGGGCTCGCTTCGCTCGTCAAACTGAACCTGACGAGCATCAGGGTCTACGGCATAAGAACGCATATTATGAACGGATCGGTAGAGTATATAGGTCCCAAGAAGAGAGCCAATCCGCCACTCAATACGACCGACTATGTATACGAATACATGACTAAAGCCGAATTTGAGCAGCAGCCTTTTGTGTCGATGAGCAGTGTGCCCGGTCTTGTGAAAATACCTGGTCTAAGCGCTCCATTCAAATACACCCTGAGTCAGATGCGAGCAGTCGAACATCTGGAAGGTCTAATTCACGACCCCGTACTGGCTTCGAATTCAAGCGTATCAGTGGACCTTATTTCGGACGACTCCGACAGTTTCGACTCAGGCGAATGGAAAACCGGCTGGCCCCCATAGAGGAATAGTATCGATGAACGACCATAAGTGGCAAAGACGGAATCGCGCAGCCAGGGGCAGCGTACTGGCTCTGACACTGGCGGTGCTCTCCGGTTTCACACTATTGTTTCTCTCATTCGCGCTGGCCTTCATTCGTTTCATCGGCACTAACCAGGAACAGCGTTCCGCGATTGAATCTGCTGCGCTGGCAGCCGCCTGCGATTTGTCACGCATCGTGATCGATGATCCGGATCTTGGTCTCATATCCCTATCAGACTATGCCCCCACTGGCAGTGGCACTATCGCGGCAGACAAATACGCCATGCCTGTTCGAAGCATCAACACCGTTTGGGGTTCGGTCATGCAGAACATGGACTTTGCACTTCAAAGTGGTGATTCAACAATGGAGAGCGCCGCGGAGCGAGATTACGAAATGGCCGTAGCAGCTTCACAACGTTTACGCGCCGCACTCACCCAAGCAGTTCGGCCCGGCGGCTCCGGCATCGACTATGAAGGGAGGGTCGTCAGACCTTACGACGATGCCCTCCTTGCTTACAAAAAGTGTGTAATCAGATTGACGGGTAATGATTCGACCTACGTCAACGGATCGCTCTCATTAAGCCTGGGATGCATTCCTGGTCTGTCGTCATGCATCCCCAAGGCCGTTGCAGGCATAAGGAAAGCCCACTGCTACAACAATGAATTCGGTGAGTGCTTCCTGACTTATACAAACTACCGTTTCAACAACAGAGAC is a window from the Candidatus Melainabacteria bacterium genome containing:
- a CDS encoding HAMP domain-containing histidine kinase, coding for MSTREKNLSRWFHSLTTRGVFVIFLLTAVQTISLSSYEFLLDRAERLAQIEANDKSFASQLNWLSTLSAVFALLTIDAGCGAQSKYGQEALPKCETQMLFAVDVLAPLLTNTQTAKLRAQVNSLIEECKRTLALMQANSATSFKQISSQSHIGAQCEQLAQLRLDLILQNRARYPLTRDFLPKTRTELKQIIHGLFVLNVGSGTILTLLLMRGICTRLARLEANMDRFEKGETLVESKTGSDEIGRLERNFYQMAHRIEESTKEKQELLSMVSHDLRTPLASVQGILTMLALERLEPLGPESKQLVERAERNLGRTITLINDLLQIERLSSGAFSLDTASVAIGQLQEKCFESVQDLAEQRNIKIALGKTDAVVRADKERITQVLMNLLSNAIKFSPDGQTIDLQTVVQDDSVEVRVIDRGRGIPDEKKELVFERFKQVSEEDSAQNKGSGLGLAIAKALILKHGGKIGVTDTPGGGSTFWFSLPGYCRADTD